TGGTATGTGCAGCAAGGGACAGGCTGAGGaaaccccagcccagcaccctctGGAAACACCCCAGGGCCTCAGGGACCCTTCCAGCCCCTCTGCAGGGACAGGGGCACGAGGCTGCTCCCACAAAGGCCCCTCCCTTTCCAAAGCTTTGGCATATGAGGAATCCTAGTCAGAAGTGAAGTGGGTTAAATGCTTACACTGAAAATGAAGAACAGTTCAATGAACATTGCTCCAAAAGGCAGAATACCAGCCATGAGAATCCTATAGAGCGAGAAAGAAATATCATAAGCAGCACAATATAACTTGTCTGGCCTTTAGAAGTCCCCTGTAACCACACAGAGCATCCCTAACAAAAGTTCTATAGCTCCAGGTTACTAGAATAAACTTCACACAGTAAATGGCATGGCTGTTCCCCACTGTTGAGCACATACGATGTCTATAAGCATCAGCAAAATTATGGAGATTGTCTCTGGTATGGCATTACTCAAGGAAAGACACCTGCTGTCTCTCAGTGTCCAGAGACCAGGGTTAAGTCACTATAGTTCCTGGACACCCAGCACTCACCCAACAAATCTGTTCATGTACCACCTCTGCTCCGGGATCTGCCGGGGGATCTGATTTGTCCGCACGGGATTGTCATACGGCTGCTTGCGAAATCCAAAGTAGTAACCCAGGTAGACCAACGGCAGGGAGATACCAAACCACATGCAGAGCAAGGCCACCATGGTAGGAAAAGGCACCTGGAATCACACGAAGGGTCACAAACTGAGGCTGCTGACACAGTCACCTGCCCTGGACACTGAGGTCAATGGCCAGACCAGCTTCGCAGTCAGCCCCTGCACTGGCACCCACATGTCTAGAGTTACTGTGACACTAAGTACGTCCTCAACAGCCCTGTCACCCCCCTCGCATCCAGCAGGCTCCAGGATGGTGGTACCTACCGCTCCGGAGGAGTGCTTCCCCCAGATGAAACAGTTCAGGACAAAGCAGATCCCAAAGACGACACCAGGATACAGGGTAGCTGTCTGCAAGAGCAAGCACAGGTTACAAGGAAACACGCGACTCATCAGACAGATGTTTCTCAACGAGTCCATGGCTGGGGCAAAGCCCATGTGGAGGAACCATTGCTTTTGTTACAGCACCGCTGCACAGTGGATGGGCTGCAGGGCAGATCGCGGACAATCCTCTTGCTTTACTGTGCGACATGCTCTGGCGTTTGCCCTTTCACATAAAGCTGCAAGGATTCGATCCACACCAGATCTCTGCCGTACAGCCAGGCTGTGTCCAGCCACCCACGAATATGCGTGGAGCATATCCACACATCTTGCCACTCGCAAACCTGGACACAGGACTCACACAAAAGGCTCCCTTCTTCCATCGATGTCCTTTCAGAGTCCGGTACAAGCGGCCAGCAAAGAATCCACCAAAAACCCTGAAGAGAAACAAGCCAAGACAAAGACAATCAGCTTGTGCTGCTGAGGAGGGGGTGGGCAGGACAGCgctgctgcagggcagcaccTACCCCATGAACATGAAGAGGAAGCAGGCGGTGGTCATCAGTGCACCCCGGCTGGAGGGTGACAGCATCCCCAGCATAGCGACAACTGcagagggaaaaaaggacagagaacaGCAGCTCTGAGGGACACACGTTGGGCaccagctggggagcagggctCGTCCCATGGACAGAGCACAGCTGTCTGGAACCTGCCTTCTGCACAGACCTCGCTTCCTTCAGAGCATCCACAGCCTCCAGCGCTGGCCAGAGAGAGGATGCCGCAGCTTTGATCTCAGTTACAAACCAAGCTttagcctcagtttccccagaggctggagcagctgcagctcagaagGCAAGGCATGCATGTGCACAAGTCTCCCCACCCACTGTCCCACAGAGCTCATATCCCGGTAACAGGAAATAGAAACACCAAAGGTGCCTTCAGCTGGGAAATGCTGTCTAGGAATTCAGAAATGCTGTGCACAGGCCTATCACCTCGATAAACCCTGCAACAGGAATCAGACTGAATCCCACCTCACTCAGGCCAAGGTGAGCATGGGTTGAAGTCAACAGGAGCTACCAACACCCTTGAGCATCGTTCCCCTTCTCGTTACAGACACCCTCTGCAACATGTGTCACTTACAGATGACGATCAGGATCATACAGAAGAGCTGAATTCCAGAACCCAGGAGAGAGCTGAGGATCATGGGATACTGTGGAGGCCTGAAGACATCTCCATGTACAAGTTTCCAACCAGATTCCTCCATAGTATCTTCCTGTGGTAACAACAGGAAGACCAGGTATTTAAATACAGTCTGACAATGGAAATGAAGGTCCCACCACAGGCAGCCTAAGACATTAATTTCCTTGTATCCAGTTCTTCTACAGCATTATGTCACTCTAATTAAACTTCATTCCTCTTGGGCTTAAAGCAGTTCAGATCTGAACTGCCAGTGTCAGGGTACACGTTTATGGAACTGTCTGCAGTCATTACTGAGCTCTGAAGACATCTGAGCCAGTGTTCTGCCACCATACAGAGAGCCAAAGGTATCGTGACAGCATGTGACAGAACCGTCTCTCCCATCTTCAGGGCTCAAGGCAAAACAGGGGCAAGGAAAAAGATGATACACCCAAGTCTTCAGCCAAGATCCCTCCTCATCTGCACGTCCCCTCACCCTCCACTCCTGGCCCCAAAAACAAACACCTACAATGTCATCTTCCTTGTTGTAGTTGGCAATGTCCTTCCGGAGAGTCCGGATGATGATCATGCTGAGAATACCTGAAAACAAGCACAAGCTGAGCTCAGCTCACAGGCTCCTGTGGGGCCACACTGCTCTCATGCCATGCAGTGACATGGCTCCCACCAACACACAGCGCTGGCCAGGAGAGGAGCCCTTGAGTTATGAACCACCTCCCCAAACCTTcagcaaaggcagaaacaaaaTCTCATGGAGCAGGAAAAGCATGATTCCTGCAGGAATGCCACATCTTGGCTTTCCTGTGGGCTTTTTCCTTAAATACAGATATGTGAGACGTGTTAACCACAGTTTACTCTCCCAACTACCCCAGTCAGCGAGCAGCAGTGGGTAACAGTCTGATCCCACGGAATCCTGCCTGAACAGGAAGGTTTTCTGTGCTAATGTTCATTTCCTGTCCCTTCTGAATCCTGTCCTCGAGCCGCCTGCAGCCAAAGCTGACAGTTCCCTGCAGATTAATGGTGAAGCTGTCCTCACCCCACACAAACTCACCTGAAAGGAAGAAGACAACCACGACCGAGTTAATGATTGAAAACCAATGGATCTGCACGTCACTCATGGTCAAGTAGGTGTCCCAGCGAGAAGCCCATTTAATGTCACTTTCCTGAaaaaagaagttccttctcatacCAGCACATTCCCAGTGTCTTCCACACCCCCTCCTCCTCTGAGTCTGATTGCAGAGCAAGAGCTGCCAGCTGGAGAAGGAACTCCCAGCAGCTTCCCAGTGCACACTCACCTCCCAGTGTACGGAGTAGGTGAAGAGCAGCTGGTTCTCTTTAGAAGGATCTATTTCCTGAGGGGCAGAGCCCGTGGCTTCGGGCAGGGTGCACATACTCTTCTCATCAGCCTTCaaatctgaaagagaaaacacaggTGAGATCAGCCCCTCAGCGCTTCTGGGGAGGAACTGCTGCTCCCGCACATCATTCCAGCTCCAGGTGCTGTTTGGGTGCTGTCACAATGGCTCCAAAGCTGTTCTTCCGATCTGAAGCGAAGCACCATTAACAAACTATAAGGACAGTTCTACGTAGGGCTTTCCTTCACTAGAAGGGCAAAAGCCAGAGGCTCTGAAGCCAAGGATCAAGCTCTTCAACAAATCCTCTATTCCACATGATACACTGAGAAACAAGCACTCTCCAACAGAGCGTGCTGCTGCCCCAAAAGACTTGCAAGGGATGATACACACTGGGAGCAGCTTCCCCTCCAGACCTAGGTTCCATGTTTTGCTCACTCAGGTAGGAGTGGTTTTCCCCTTCCCATTACTTTTAACATTCAGTCCCCCCAGAACAGTTCCAAACACTCTGTGGGTCTCTGGACTAGCACGTGGTGTCCCAGTGAGGCAGATTTGGGCCACAAGAAGAGCGAGATGCCATGCATGCTGCATGCTAGATGACCGTACAAGAAAACCCAACCCCCAAGCCTCAATCTTTTTAGATGAATTAATTTTCCACGGATTGCACTTCTAGGACATCTCTCTATTTTTGATACTTCCTTAATAACAAAGGGGGTTATTGTTCTTATAATTAAAAATCCCCCATTTCTGTGCCCTGAGACCGTAACAGAAGGAACAACTGGCATACTGATACATCAGTGGTGTTCAACTCTCAGCCCCACAAGAGACTCTTCTCCCTTGCTCCCTCCCAAAAAGTCTCTCACCTTCTAGTTTAATACTTTGGGGAATCACTTCAAAGCGCACAACTCTGTAGGTTGGCTCCTGGCTCTCTTCCACATCCTCTCTGTGGTAGTAAAGGATGAAGGAGAGGTGGTTGTGCAGGTAGAACTAAAACAGATTGACATTAAATAAACAGTTAGTGCCACAAGGGAGGAACAGGCAAAGTGTAGAAACAACAACTGCAGAAAGCAGTTTTAGTGCAGAAAACTAAAGGTTCCAACTGTCCCCAGGTGGATTGTGCTACAGAGTGAGATCAGGCAGGCACCTCCCAGGGCTAAGAGAACAAGAGAAGAGAACAGAGATGTTGAAAAGGCAACACCTCAACCACTCCAAGCATCAGGGACAATGCTTCAGTCTATTTCTGGCCTGGAAAATATAATGATATCTCACATCTCAACCATGCATTCCATGGCAGCAGAATCACcaaatttaggttggaaagactTGAGTAGCTACAAGCTCGAGTTTCCTGCCTGCTGCTTctgccagacagacagacagacatgaccCAGGCTCTGCTCTAAGTTTGCACTTTGAAAAGGCTCCTACATTCCCCATTACATGAACAAaatccagcagccccagcaggttCCTTCACCCCTAAGGACTTGGGCTCAAGCAATCAGAGCTGTGTCTGCAGCTGACTGCTTGAGTATGACAAACAGATACGTCTGTTAAGTCAAACAATCAACCTAGGGCAAACAATTGTGGAAAACATCTGCAGGAATGCACATGCTAAGTTTCCATTTGCAAACTTCAGCAGCTTTTTCTCCAATAAAcacctgacttttttttcctcctttttttttaggaCAAGATGCTCCAAGACCCTCCAAGATTCCCCAGCCTTTGGAGTATGTTGCTTTTGTTCTGCTGAGGGGAAACCACTGCAGGAGTTTGTCCAACAGCGAGTCCAAGCTGGGTCCTGGCTACCGCACCCACCGGCCAGCACACAACCCCTCCTCCAACAAGAGACGTCTCTCCTTCTTCCATTCCTTATAAAAGCTTTTTGGTTGTACTCCCATTTCTGACACTCTCTGGTAGAGTTCTAACAGCCTCTGACAGACACCCCTCAGACAGCATCTGGATTCTCTACCTTGTTACCATCCATAAACCCAAGCCTGTAGCCATGCTCGAACTGCacatccttctccttcttcttctcctcttcctcacgATTGGAATAAAACTCCAGGCGTGTTGCCACAGGCAGGTTATCAGCAATGCTGAAAACACAGATTTCAGATCAAATTTGTCCACAGCGCAAAATCCTCACTGACACAAACCCGCGCTCAAGATGACTCACAGATGGACGTAGTAATCTTCCCGGATGCGTTCGGCGATCAGCTTGCTCTGCTCCACCGTCAGCGTGACCGGCTTGTTGGGAAGGTTGCACAGAACttcacatttcttctccatgTTCATGGAAACCTGGAAAGGCGTATTTACAATTCTGTCCCCCCGAAGAACCTCACCTGAAAAACATAAGATAAGGACGGGGTAAGAGACTGCCAGCCTCGGCACTGACCCCGCTGCCAGCGGACGGTGCTCTGTACGGCGGGAATAGCGACAGCAAAGTCTCCTTTGTCACCAAGGATGAGACTGAGGGACAGTCCAGCTATTTTACTGGAGGCATCAAACACTGTTTCTGAAGCAGGTTACGTGCCCTCCTTCAGGAACGCCACTTCCCCTTTCCAATGTCTGGACACCCAGTTGGCAAACAGCCAGCACAGAACAAACGAGAGGAAGCAGGTTCTCTGCTCATGCTTTATTAGAGATGACATCTGCATTTGCTTCTACTCCTGTAAACACACCCTTGTGCAGCTCAGTGGCAGCTGCTCGGTGCTGGGGAACGCACGGCTCGGCAGATACGTACCAAGATTCTCAGCCTTGTATGTGATCTTGGTGGGCTGGCAGAAGGGCAGTGAGTAGTACTCGTACGGCAGCTGCGTCCGTGAGCTGGTGAGCTTCACAGCCTGAAGGAAGAACAGAAGGATTGTCCCCAGGAAAGAACTCAGGAGTTTCCTCCCTCTCAGCATCAGCCAGAAGCTGACGCTTACTTCCAGACACTTCCCTTAAAGTTGCTTTTGTTTCCATAAAGTTCACTTTCAGAAGCTGTGAAAAAAGGCGACAGATGTTCCTGGGAGAGCTCCAGCTTTCTTTCCCTTTGCACAATTCCCAATTGTACATTCTCTACACTATAATTTAGTAGCAATTCATTCATAGAGAAATGCTTGAAGAAAGAAGTGTGGCAGATTGGTTTCACAAATTTATGACTCAGTGAAGTTCTAAGACATAACAAAGAGCCCAAAAGAGATTCAGGAGTCACATTTCATACAACAGTGCAGTTGTTTCCTCAAAAAAACAGTTCATGCCCCACTGGACCTGGAGGTCTGGCCTCCAGCGATATGAAGAGTTGAGCAATTTTTATCTCTGAGAGCCAGAGAGCCATCAGATTGGGAGAACAATGGGCGGTGACAAACCCCAAACATTTCTGGAGAGTTCCCACAAATCACATGGCACAAGGGAAGCATGGAGACATATCACCACAGCCAGAGCCGCAGTGACTCTGAAAACAGGAGCGTTCTGTAAGGCAGCCAAGCTCATTTATTGGAAGAGAGCTGGCAAACAGCTGACTTGCCTTATCACTGGAGGAAGCATTTGGCTCCTGAAATCCCTTTGGGAACAGCCACTCCAATACCCTGTGCTGGGAAGCTGGCTGTAGCCACAGGCAAGTCTCATTTGCTTAAAAATAACCTACGTCTGGCAGCCCATGGCCAGAGAGCGTTCGGTTTGTGCTTTGTGGGAGCAGCAAGGCTCGGCAGCCCCAAGGGGGCTGAATTTTGCTGAGACAGAGGCCacagcttcagaaaaataaatgaaatgggcTATAAATTGCTGATGTCTGGAAACAAAGCCTGGCCTCCTCCTGCATGGGTGAGACTGTTCTATCATTCGCTACCACAGAGGAACAGCTCTGAGGGCTGCAGGACCCACAACGCTCCTGCACATGGGAAGGGCTTATCATGGATTCCACTTGAAGACAGAACATAGCAAATTGAGAAGAAGGGAAAACTGAGAAGGTCTGATCCAAACCACTTCTTTGTTTTATCATCCAACCAGCACCTAAAGGCCCACGCGCCATAAGCGCTTATCTCCAATTCAACTTCAAAGCTGCAGTGAGAAAGAGGCTCTTTTCCCAGACAGAGCAACATCTTGAGGCCTTTTGCGTGATGGCTGAAGGAATTTGGAAGAAGATAACAGAAGCAAGAGAGAGAATCACGTTGGGAAGCGCAGGGTAAGATAAGGACAGGGCTGCTCATCCCCAATAACCTACCCCAACGttgtgaaaaagagaaaatatctgACCCTAACATTTTAGTAACAGGAACTCCAAACTTTACTTTCTAGTCCTACTTGGCTCTTATGATATAAAGAAGGAACAAAGTAAAACACAAAAGAACCCAAGTCAAACAGATTAACAGCTCCATCTAAGTTCATCCTACCTTTATTTCTACAGGATCATTGTGGTGGAAGTTGATTGGAGCCACACCGGGTACGTAGAATGAGTCTGTACTgtgcagcaacaacagcaagaccAGCacatacctcagcctttcctgcaaAGGCgagagaaaacattaaaatacaacaGAAACATGGAAACAACATTAGAGATGGGCAACTACACGGCAAGTGTTCATCCCAGACATTGGAAAGGTTAAATTCAGAAAAGCTCTTCTTAACTGTGTTTTGTGACTCTCACCAAGTCACCTTCCACTCTGTGCATTTCTGCCATCAGGAAAACCTTGTCTTTGTTCAACCACAGGACAAATGCACTTCATCTGTAACACATTTCAGCTGGCAGGCTGTCATCTGAACTTTCTCCTCCCACCCATCCACCACCTGTGTCAGACAACTCTGCGGGTCACCAGAGGAGAGGGACATGACAGGCGCTGGATTTCTGTCAGCTCTGCGTGTCAGGGTGACCCAGCGGCTGCTCATGGGCGATGCTCACTCACCGCTACCTGCAGCTGGTGTAGGGCGAGGGACACCAAACTAACCCTCACCTCACCCACAGGGACGGTCATGTCACCAACCCTCCTATTCCGCTCTTCTTTCCTCACCCAT
The DNA window shown above is from Patagioenas fasciata isolate bPatFas1 chromosome 16, bPatFas1.hap1, whole genome shotgun sequence and carries:
- the TM9SF4 gene encoding transmembrane 9 superfamily member 4 gives rise to the protein MAISPAANRAPLPLTSAATRGSKMAASAAMERLRYVLVLLLLLHSTDSFYVPGVAPINFHHNDPVEIKAVKLTSSRTQLPYEYYSLPFCQPTKITYKAENLGEVLRGDRIVNTPFQVSMNMEKKCEVLCNLPNKPVTLTVEQSKLIAERIREDYYVHLIADNLPVATRLEFYSNREEEEKKKEKDVQFEHGYRLGFMDGNKFYLHNHLSFILYYHREDVEESQEPTYRVVRFEVIPQSIKLEDLKADEKSMCTLPEATGSAPQEIDPSKENQLLFTYSVHWEESDIKWASRWDTYLTMSDVQIHWFSIINSVVVVFFLSGILSMIIIRTLRKDIANYNKEDDIEDTMEESGWKLVHGDVFRPPQYPMILSSLLGSGIQLFCMILIVIFVAMLGMLSPSSRGALMTTACFLFMFMGVFGGFFAGRLYRTLKGHRWKKGAFCTATLYPGVVFGICFVLNCFIWGKHSSGAVPFPTMVALLCMWFGISLPLVYLGYYFGFRKQPYDNPVRTNQIPRQIPEQRWYMNRFVGILMAGILPFGAMFIELFFIFSAIWENQFYYLFGFLFLVFIILVVSCSQISIVMVYFQLCAEDYRWWWRTFLVSGGSAFYVLIYAIFYFVNKLDIVEFIPSLLYFGYTALMVLSFWLLTGTIGFYAAYMFVRKIYAAVKID